The Etheostoma cragini isolate CJK2018 chromosome 15, CSU_Ecrag_1.0, whole genome shotgun sequence genome window below encodes:
- the LOC117957806 gene encoding methionine-R-sulfoxide reductase B1-A-like produces the protein MSFCSFFGGEVFKDHFQPGVYVCSKCDHQLFNSRSKYEHSSPWPAFTQTIHEDSVSKHEERPGAYKVRCGKCGNGLGHEFVNDGPAKGVSRFUIFSSSLKFVPKDKVDGQ, from the exons ATGTCGTTTTGTAGCTTCTTCGGTGGAGAGGTCTTTAAAGACCATTTTCAACCAG GGGTTTACGTATGCTCCAAGTGTGATCATCAGCTGTTCAACAGCCGCTCCAAGTACGAACACTCCTCTCCCTGGCCAGCCTTCACACAGACCATCCACGAGGACAGTGTGTCTAAACATGAGGAGAGACCTGGGGCATATAAG GTGCGATGTGGGAAATGTGGAAATGGACTAGGCCATGAGTTTGTGAATGATGGGCCAGCCAAAGGGGTTTCTCGCTTTTGAATATTCAGCAGCTCACTGAAGTTTGTCCCTAAAG ATAAGGTTGATGGACAGTAA